The following are from one region of the Oncorhynchus masou masou isolate Uvic2021 chromosome 24, UVic_Omas_1.1, whole genome shotgun sequence genome:
- the LOC135511715 gene encoding mast cell protease 8-like: MDIPLNLGTLVLMLIFYSEVHAGRIYGGKETVPYSRPYMVLLERATTNILKPKNCAGFLVREDFVMTAAHCNGRSIKVKLGVHNVQQESAQEMFVKQAFPHPHYDNEEHDNDIMLLKLEKNVLVTDRVRPIGLPQTEDEEVPKDCLVSGWGFNIRGVNKGSSVLLDLNVTLVASQVCSDNHAFCSSGLNGPAQGDSGSPLVCNGVAYGVVSCSIDKLYIYTRIPDYLDWITNTMNN, encoded by the exons ATGGACATTCCACTGAACCTGGGTACTCTGGTCCTAATGCTCATTTTCTACAGCGAAG TGCATGCAGGGCGCATCTATGGGGGCAAGGAGACCGTGCCTTACAGTAGACCCTACATGGTCCTCCTGGAGAGGGCTACCACCAACATCCTGAAGCCCAAAAACTGTGCTGGCTTTCTAGTGAGAGAGGACTTTGTGATGACTGCTGCCCACTGCAATGGGAG ATCCATTAAGGTCAAGCTGGGAGTCCACAACGTGCAACAGGAAAGCGCTCAGGAAATGTTTGTGAAACAGGCATTTCCACATCCACATTATGATAATGAAGAACATGATAATGATATCATGCTACTCAAG CTGGAGAAGAATGTGCTTGTCACCGACCGTGTGAGACCCATTGGCCTCCCGCAGACAGAAGATGAGGAGGTGCCCAAGGACTGTCTGGTGTCAGGCTGGGGCTTCAATATCAGGGGAGTAAACAAAGGATCCTCTGTGCTACTGGACCTCAACGTGACACTGGTTGCGAGTCAAGTATGCTCAGACAACCATGCGTTCTGCTCTTCAGGACTAAATGGACCTGCTCAG GGAGACTCCGGAAGTCCATTGGTCTGTAACGGTGTGGCCTATGGGGTGGTGTCCTGCTCTATAGACAAACTCTACATTTACACGCGCATCCCTGACTACCTGGACTGGATCACCAACACCATGAACAATTGA